The following coding sequences lie in one Spinacia oleracea cultivar Varoflay chromosome 1, BTI_SOV_V1, whole genome shotgun sequence genomic window:
- the LOC130465662 gene encoding 7-deoxyloganetin glucosyltransferase-like: MNEYTDANFVLDGVPAMEDIQMKDMPSFIRTTDPNDFMVNHVPRLIHKLKEASAIIFNSYDALEHDVLQALSSFLPPLYTLGSLQFLLNSITEYSIYIIDEETKSITTNLWKEDTRCLEWLDSFEPNSLIEFAWGLSNSNRPFLWITRPDLVIGKSAVLPPELLDKTKDKGLITSWCNQEQVLAHPSIGCFLTHCGWNSTIESLINGVHIVCWPFFAEQQTNCWFSCNKLKWGVGIEIDANVKRSQVEKQLSELMDGEKGKVMKEKVMEWRNLAHEAVAAPNGSSYNNLAKLIKLLRSS, encoded by the exons ATGAATGAATATACAGATGCAAACTTCGTCTTAGATGGGGTACCTGCAATGGAGGACATCCAAATGAAGGACATGCCAAGTTTTATTAGGACAACTGACCCTAACGACTTTATGGTGAACCATGTTCCACGACTAATCCACAAGTTGAAAGAAGCTTCGGCGATTATCTTCAATTCCTATGATGCATTAGAGCACGATGTCCTCCAAGCTCTCTCCTCCTTTCTCCCACCCCTCTACACCCTTGGCTCGTTACAATTCCTTCTAAATTCCATAACAGAATATAGCATTTATATTATTGACGAGGAAACTAAATCAATCACTACAAATTTATGGAAAGAGGACACACGTTGCCTTGAATGGCTTGATTCCTTTGAGCCAAACTCG TTAATAGAATTTGCATGGGGACTTTCTAATAGCAACCGACCCTTCCTTTGGATTACTCGCCCTGATTTAGTCATCGGGAAATCCGCGGTCCTTCCACCGGAGCTTTTAGATAAGACGAAAGATAAGGGACTTATTACAAGTTGGTGTAACCAAGAGCAAGTGTTGGCGCACCCTTCAATTGGATGTTTTCTGACTCATTGTGGTTGGAACTCGACAATTGAGAGTTTGATTAACGGTGTGCATATAGTATGTTGGCCTTTCTTTGCTGAGCAACAAACTAATTGTTGGTTTTCTTGCAACAAGCTAAAGTGGGGGGTTGGAATAGAGATCGATGCAAATGTGAAGAGGAGTCAAGTTGAGAAGCAATTAAGTGAGTTAATGGATGGTGAGAAAGGTAAGGTGATGAAGGAAAAGGTTATGGAGTGGAGAAACTTAGCTCATGAGGCGGTTGCTGCTCCCAATGGTTCTTCTTACAACAATTTGGCCAAGCTCATCAAACTCCTTCGATCTTCATAA
- the LOC130459330 gene encoding anthranilate N-benzoyltransferase protein 2-like, with translation MSTMVKESTTICPDEQTPNGSLWLSSLDLITRSPYTHTHVLFVYEPNKNLDTNPTPFFDTNLLKQTLSKALVAFYPMAGRLKTNNKTGRIEIDCNAKGAIFFEVETTHVLSDFGNFNPTPELRKVVFPTYGYAGGLSSFPLLMVQLTRFKCGGISLGFVQHHHVADGASHVHFINSWARLTKGLDLNVMPFHDRYSCFAPRDPPQIKYQHLEYEPPLPPSVPKAFSVDSTTIVEGLFKFTKEQINILRLQAMSQEVTNYRPSTFEVLAGHAWRTSCKARELSDDQDVKLYMPSDGRPRMKDPALPLPLPQGYCGNVIFFTACTAKAGDVMNKPLSYPVRKVHQAVKRVKNDDYLRSAVDHLESQPDLGDLYRGAHTFTTPNFTINSWVTIPVNDSDFGWGGPKYVRHGGIKYEGQSYLLASENGDGSISLAVKLYTVHMGLFGKYLYDF, from the exons ATGAGCACCATGGTGAAAGAATCCACAACTATATGCCCAGACGAGCAAACTCCAAACGGGAGTCTTTGGCTGTCAAGCCTAGACTTAATCACACGGTCACCATACACCCACACTCACGTCTTGTTCGTCTATGAACCCAACAAGAATCTCGACACTAACCCGACCCCATTTTTCGATACAAACCTTTTAAAACAAACACTAAGTAAAGCCCTTGTGGCGTTCTACCCTATGGCAGGACGCCTTAAAACCAACAACAAAACCGGTCGAATAGAGATCGATTGTAATGCCAAAGGGGCCATATTTTTCGAAGTTGAGACGACACATGTGTTGTCCGATTTCGGAAACTTTAACCCGACTCCGGAACTACGAAAGGTTGTGTTTCCTACATACGGGTACGCGGGTGGGTTATCGTCGTTCCCACTACTAATGGTGCAGCTTACAAGGTTTAAATGTGGTGGGATAAGCCTTGGGTTTGTGCAGCATCATCATGTAGCTGATGGAGCTTCTCATGTGCATTTTATTAACTCTTGGGCAAGGCTAACTAAAGGACTTGACCTTAATGTTATGCCCTTTCATGATCGGTATAGTTGTTTTGCGCCGCGTGACCCGCCTCAAATTAAGTACCAGCATTTGGAGTATGAGCCACCTTTGCCACCCTCAGTACCTAAGGCGTTTTCAG ttgATTCTACCACTATAGTAGAAGGTCTTTTCAAATTCACGAAAGAACAAATCAACATCCTAAGACTACAAGCAATGTCTCAAGAAGTGACAAACTATAGACCAAGCACTTTCGAGGTACTAGCCGGACATGCGTGGCGCACCTCATGCAAAGCACGTGAACTATCCGACGACCAAGACGTAAAACTCTACATGCCAAGCGACGGACGACCGAGAATGAAGGATCCAGCATTGCCACTGCCACTGCCACAAGGCTATTGTGGTAATGTAATCTTCTTCACGGCTTGCACCGCTAAGGCGGGCGATGTCATGAACAAGCCATTGTCGTACCCGGTCCGTAAGGTTCACCAAGCGGTAAAAAGAGTAAAAAACGATGATTACTTGAGATCGGCGGTAGATCACCTAGAATCTCAACCTGATCTAGGCGATCTCTATCGTGGGGCACATACATTTACGACTCcaaattttaccataaattcTTGGGTCACTATACCTGTAAATGATTCCGACTTTGGATGGGGTGGGCCCAAGTATGTCCGCCACGGTGGCATTAAATACGAAGGTCAATCTTATCTGTTAGCAAGTGAGAATGGGGATGGGAGCATTTCATTGGCTGTTAAGCTATACACGGTTCATATGGGTTTGTTTGGAAAGTATTTGTatgatttttag